The DNA window CGGCCAGCTTGGCGCAGCTCGGCTTGTCACTGACTTCAAAGGTTTTCATCAGATTGAGCGTGCTGTCGAGCAATGCTGCAATCTGCGCGTTCGGTGCCAGCTTTACCGACTGTCCATGCATTGCTTCCAATTCACCAAGCCATTGCTTGCCAATTGCTATCCCGTCGTCCTTGGAAAGCGAGCTCTTCATCTCGGCATCGACACCGCGGCCAACCAGTTCATCGAATTCAGCAGGGAAATCCTGCTTGACCGCTTCCCAAAATGCTTTGGTGTCCGGCGCGGCGAGCAGGCCTTCTTCAAATTCTTGAGAAACCTGTTCGCGGGTTTTAGGGGCGGAGCAGGCTGAAACAGCGAGCGCTAAAGCGGCGAGTGGCACAGCGCCCTTTAGCGCATTTACCCGCTTGAAAATCGCCATCAATTCGTGCCTCGCTTGCCGTCCAATATCTTCGCATAAAGTAGGTGTGGGCCCAAAAAGCCTGTCGGTAACGGCGTTCGAAAAATCAGGCTATACCGGTCGGCAAGACGCTCCATACCATCAATCCGGCCAATATTGCGGCGGTACCCCCTGCGGCGAACCGGCGCGTCATGACAGTCGGCTTTGCGACCGCGTTAAAGCGTGCTTTGTATTGCGGGTGCTCGGTGCCCATCCACCGGTCCCAAAACGTGAAATAAAAGCCGTAATTGTGGCGAAATTCGCTGTGGTGCAAATCGTGGTGAGTGGTGGTGGAAATCCAGTCTGTCCATTTGCTGTCTGTCCAGCCTGCAGGGAACAACTCGACCCCGGCATGCGCCATCACATTGCGGAAGATCATGTGCCACAGGAAGAAGAAAATTGCCCATCCGGCATAGGCAACGCCGAGCGTGCTAACGGCGAGCAAAAAGATCGGCATAAAGATCGATTCGGTCACCGCCTCTGCAGTGGCAAAGCTGTATGACGTCCACGGTGTAGGGGTGCGCGATTTGTGGTGATGAAGATGCGTGGCCTTATACAAGCGCTTGTGATGCAACGCGCGGTGCATCCAATAAAAATAGGCATCATGCGCCAGCACCATTATCGCAAATTGAAACGCGATCAGAGCTACCGAAGCACCCTCAAGTTTGAATTCGATATAGCCATATTCGCGCAAAACGAGCGTTGTAATCGTGGTGATCGCAAACACCACGACTGTCCGCATCGAGGAGAAAAACTCGCGGATATAATCGCTGCGAATGGCGCGCCGTTTCTGGATACGGCGATTGTCCGCCCAGCGCTTAAACACCAGCAGCAAGACAGTCATCAGACTGGCCGCAACCATGTAACGGGTCAGATCAAGCGTGATGCCAGTAACGATGTGGTCGCTGACTTTGTCCAAAAAAGTTGTTTCTGTTGGCGTTGTCATCAATTGCTCCGGTCACCGCGATGCACTGACAATTCTTGCAAGGCAATAAGAAGCCTACAAGACGGTGCGAAAAAATCAGCTTAACTCGACGAATTTGTTGCCGGCTACAGTTCGGGCCAGTGAAATCCAGTGGCGTATTAATTTGCCTCTTCGGCGCTGTCTTCGCGGTAATCCTGAATTGCCTCATTACCGTCGGCCCGGTCTTCGGCATCCGGTTCTTCGGTCCGGTCATTCACTTTTCGCGCGGCAGCCGGGGCAAGGCAGAGTTCGGCGATTACAGGCCGATGATCCGATCCGACATTGTCCAGCACACGGATATCGCGCAGCAGGAATTCTTCGGTCACGAATAGATGATCGAGCGGCCAGCCGAGCCAGGTTTTGTCAGCAGGAAATGTCGCGAAATTGCCGCGACCGATACGTGGGTCGAGAAACTCGCCGATGCTCTTGAATAGCAGCGTAGTGTCTGACCAGCCTACATCGTTGAAGTCACCAATAGCGAGGACCGGCATGGTTTGGTCTTTGGCATGACGGGCCGCCAACACGATTTCAGCGTCGCGTTCCTCTGTGTCTTGTCCGGGATGGGGCGGGCGAGGATGCAAGCCGATTAGGCGAAACTTCTGCCCTGCTGTCAGGGTCGCATAAGCTGATGGTGTGTCTTCCTCGGCCAAATCCTGTACCGAACCGTCCGTCATCGGCAGACGGGTGGCAAACAAAAGCCCGTATGTATTATCCAACGGGCGCTCCAGCTTCTCCGGATATTCAGCGAGCACGCCAGCTAGCGCATCGCGCCATTTCTGATCGGTTTCCAGAAGCAACAGAATGTCAGGTTGCTCTCGTTCAAGCATCTCGATTGTGGCAGCATAATTGCGGTTTTTCTGCAGCACGTTGAAGCTCATCACGCTAAAGCATTTGTCGGATTCGAGGGCGAGCTTTTCGGTCTTGGCAACTTCGGCAGCGGCGAGCGGCGTGTAGGGATGGACGCGGTATAGTTGCCAAGCCGCCAGACCGATCAGCACAAGTGAAGAATACGGGCGCCACTTGCGATCAAACAGCCATAGCAATACGGCCATTACCAGCATGGCCACCAAAATCTGCACTCGCGGGAAGTCCCAGATACGCACCCACCATTGATTAAGATCGGTTGTGCTGAGAAGCGAACCGGCAATGAGCGCGACGGCGAGTGCGCGCAGCATCCATATCGCGCTAGCTTTGAACAGTCGGGATTTCTGGCGGGTCAAATGCAATGGCCTTCTTAGGGGTATGACGGCATGAACCTCCCAATGCTTGAAATTCGCGAAAGGTTAAACCCCTGAAACGTAATTCTAAAGTTGCGTTTTAATCAGCATCCATACCGCCATGCCGACCATAAACACATTCTCGGTCAACGATATAAAGCCTAGCGGAACATTGCTGTCGCCTCCGACGCAAGCGCATTTCAATTCGCGCTTCTGGATATAGACCGCGTAGATGACCGAGATCGCGCCGATTGTTCCGATGAACAGCGCCACTGGAATTGCAAGCCACATAAACACGCCTGCGATCATTAGTACGCCCGTCAATCCCTCAGCATAAGGATAAATATAGCCGTAGCGGACCCAGCGTTTGGCAAGCAGGTCGTAATTGAGAAACATGCTGGAGAAGGCCTCGACATCGCGCAGTTTTAGATAGGCGAGGCCGCACATCGAGAAGGCGACAAACCATTCCGCGGTGAATGCCGAGACAGGCTCCCCAGTGACCACAAAAGCAGCGGCCAGCGCCATCAGAAAAGTCATTCCAAATAATGCAATTACAGGACGGTAGGTGGTGTCACTGCGCTGGTCCTTAGGCTGGTCGAGCCCGAAGTGAATTCGCAAATCGTCATAACCCCCAATTCGCGCGCCATCTATGAAAGTCTGCGGAGTGGTCTTCACATCATGCTTGGCCTTGAACGCGTCGGTTTCCTCGCGGGTGGTGAGGTGATGATCTGCCACCTCAAAGCCATGTCGTTCCAGCAGCCACTTTGACTTAATGCCGTAGGGGCAAGTATGGGTTTCCATTACCATCCGGTGAAGCTGAGCGGTCTTGGTCATCCTATTTCTTCTTCTCGAGTAGATCGATTAGCTCATGAAATTTTTGGCGTTGTTCGGCTTCGTTACCGCTGGCGATGGCTTCGGCTACGCAGGTTGCAGCGTGGTCTTTCAGCACTTCACTCTCGACTTTCGCGAGGGCAGATTTTGCGGCCTGAATCTGGGTCAGCACATCTATGCAATAGCGGCCACCTTCAATCATCTGGGCAACGCCGCGAACTTGACCGGCGATGCGGTTGAGGCGGTTGACCTTCTTCTTGGCGCTATCTGGATGCATACACTAGAACTCTTCTTGTAATACCCTAGGGGGGTATATATAAAGCCCATCATGAAACTAGCAAGCCACGACAAATCCTCTTCGTTATTGCCTCGCCGCAGGTTCCTGATGGGAACCGCTGGACTTATCGGCGCGACCGCGCTGCCAGTGCCGGCTTGGGCCAAGGGCGTGTCTATGCAACACGCTGCCAAAGGCTTCGGCACCATGTCGGGCGAAGACATTCGTCTTGATATCCAAAACTCGCATTATTCAACTGGCGGCCGTTCGGGGCATGCGCAGACAGTTAATGGGTCTGTGCCAGGGCCGCTAATCAGATTAAAACAGGGTCAGAACGTTCGGCTACATGTGACCAACCATTTGGAAGAAGACAGCTCGATCCACTGGCACGGCTTGCTTCTGCCGTTCCAGTTCGATGGCGTGCCGGGAGTCAGTTTCCCGGGGATCAAGCCGCATGAGACTTTCACTTACGAATTTCCGATACGGCAAGCGGGCACATATTGGTGGCACAGCCATTCGGGGTTGCAGGAACAGGCGGGACTCTATGGACCGCTCGTGATCGAAGCCAGTGACGGTTCCGATGCGCGTTTTGACCGCGATTACATTGTCTTGCTGAGCGAATTTACCCCGGTTCACCCGCATGAAATTATGCGCAAGCTGAAGGTAGGTGAGCATTATTTCAACCGCCAGATGCAATCTGCGACCGATGGCAATATGTCTGGTGACGAACGCCGGATGTGGGGCGCGATGCGGATGAATCCGCGCGACGTTTCGGATGTAACCGGCTCGACCTACACCTTTTTGATGAACGGACATGGTCCGGCAGATGATCTGGAATATCTGTTCAAACCGGGTGAGCGGGTCCGGTTGCGGATCATCAACGGCAGCGCGATGACCTTCTTCAATATGCGCATCCCAGGTGTGCCGATGACGGTCATTCAGGCCGATGGTCAGGATGTACTCAATCACGAAGTGGACGAACTGCAGATCGGCGTCGCGGAAACGTATGATGTGGTCGTGACCCCGCCCGATGGCAGCCATGCGCTGGTGGCAGAGGCAATGGACCGCAGCGGGATGGCAATCGCATCACTCACTTCGCACCCGGGGCACAAAGCCACCGCGCCTGCTCTGCGTGAAACTCCGACGCTAACCATGGCCGATATGGGCATGGGTATGGAGATGGGAGCGATGGCCGGAATGTCGGGCATGGACGGAATGGATCATGGCGCTATGGGACACGGACAAATGGGCGGCGGTACGATGGACCATTCAAAGATGAGTCATTCCATGCGCGACACATCCATTCTGCCCGAAGATGTGGCGACAGGGCCGGGTGTTGACATGGTGTCGCCGATGCCGGTTGACCGGATGGATTATCCCGGTCTCGGACTCGAAAATGTTGGCCACCGCGTTCTGCGCTATACTGATTTGCGTGCCAAGCGGGCTAATCCGGTGCGCGCAATCGAGCGCGAGATAGAATTGCATCTGACTGGCAATATGGAACGCTATATGTGGTCTTTCGATGGCAGGAAATATGCTGCGGTAAAGGATGATCCGATCCGCTTCGGATTTGACGAGAGGGTCCGGGTTACGCTCGTCAATGACACGATGATGGCGCATCCAATACATCTGCATGGACATTTCTTTGAAATCGTCAACGGTGCCGAACAGACCCGCCAGCCGCGCAAACATACGCTGGTGGTTCAACCCGGAGGCAAAGCGGCGTTTGACCTGACTGCAGACGAGCCGGGCGATTGGGCGTTCCACTGCCATTTGCTTTATCATATGCACGCCGGAATGATGCAGGTCGTGACCGTCAGGCCGTTTCCAGCATGAGGCGCGCTCTATCGATAGCTGCGCTGGCATCGGCTGGAATCTGCCTTGCCACCCCGCTGAAGGCGCAGGATCATTCGGGTCACGCAGGCCATGTTATGCCTAAGGCGAATGAGCCGGAAGCCGCTGAAGCTCCAGAAGAGCCAGTTGATCATTCCCAAATGGACCATTCGCAGATGGATCACGCTGCGATGGGGCATACGACGCCCCCTGAAGCGGAGCCTGCGGCACCAGTTGATCATTCCCAAATGGACCATTCGCAGATGGGACACGCGGCAATGGGGCATGATATGCCTACCGCGCCTAGCAAAGATGAAACTCCGCCCGCGAGAGCACTTGAGGGGCCGCTTCATGCTGCCGATGCGATTTGGGGTTCGGAAGCGATGCAGCCAAGTCGCGATAATCTGGTCAAAGACCATGGCGAGATGGAAGTCGGCACGTTGATGGTCGAGCGGTTTGAGGCACGAATTGCCGATGGCGAGGAAGGCTACCTGTGGGATGCACAGGCTTGGTATGGCGGTGATATCGATAAAATCTGGCTCAAGACGGAGGGCGAGGGCGAAATAGGCGGCTCGGTGGAGGATTTCGAAGTTCAGGCCTTGTGGTCCCATGCAATCGCGCCGTTCTTTGATTTACAGGCCGGTGCGCGGCTGGATATTGAGCCCGAAACGCGCAGCCATCTTGTGCTCGGTATTCAGGGCCTTGTTCCCTATATGTGGCACGTCGATGCCGCCTTGTTCCTATCCGATCGCGGCGACTTAACCGCGCGTGTCGAGGCGGAATATGACCAAAAAATCACCCAATCGCTGATCCTGCAACCTCGCGCAGAGTTCGAGCTGTCGGCCAGTGACATTCCCGAACGCGGCATCGGGGCGGGGCTGACCAAGGTGGAGGCGGGTGTGCGCCTGCGTTATGAATTCACCCGCGAATTCGCGCCCTATCTGGGCGCCGAGTATGAGGCCAAGCTGGGCGACACAGCCGATATCGCGCGCGCCGCTGGCGATGATCCGACCGGGGTAAAGTTCCTCGCCGGAATCCGCTTTTGGTTCTAGTCGATTGTTGCTCGTAGGCTATTCTTTAGGGGCGCGACTCTCTTGCCGTTTTCTTTCACCGGCCATCGCCTTAATCTGATCCCAAAACCCGAAAGACCTCGGCTATGCCAGGCGGATCGCACTCCGCTTTCAGAGCCGCCAGCGCGTCGTCGATATCAAACGCATAGACATTGACCGCTCCGTCGCGGCTGGTGAGTTTTCCGCCTAGCGATTTGGTAAAGTCAATGGCCTCGGTGTTTTCGGCCAAAGTGTTGGCAGTAAATCCGGTCAGGCCTTCGCGCCGCGCGTCCAGCAGGATCGTCGCAGTTAGCAGCTTACCAAGGCCAAGACCGTGATAGCTATCAATCACAGCGACCGAGAACTCTGCGCATTCGGGCTGATCCGGTGAGCGGAATGCATGGACAATGCCTATGGCCGGTTTGCCCTCCGCTTCCGAATTGATTGCACCCCATGCGAGGTGATTATGCCCGTCCACTTCCAGTAGCCGATCAATTACCCAATCCGGCGGAGTGCGCGCGCCGGAGAAGAACCGCAAATAAAGCGAGCGGGGCGACATCTGGCCCAATCCCGTGC is part of the Pontixanthobacter gangjinensis genome and encodes:
- a CDS encoding sterol desaturase family protein; amino-acid sequence: MTTPTETTFLDKVSDHIVTGITLDLTRYMVAASLMTVLLLVFKRWADNRRIQKRRAIRSDYIREFFSSMRTVVVFAITTITTLVLREYGYIEFKLEGASVALIAFQFAIMVLAHDAYFYWMHRALHHKRLYKATHLHHHKSRTPTPWTSYSFATAEAVTESIFMPIFLLAVSTLGVAYAGWAIFFFLWHMIFRNVMAHAGVELFPAGWTDSKWTDWISTTTHHDLHHSEFRHNYGFYFTFWDRWMGTEHPQYKARFNAVAKPTVMTRRFAAGGTAAILAGLMVWSVLPTGIA
- a CDS encoding endonuclease/exonuclease/phosphatase family protein, with protein sequence MTRQKSRLFKASAIWMLRALAVALIAGSLLSTTDLNQWWVRIWDFPRVQILVAMLVMAVLLWLFDRKWRPYSSLVLIGLAAWQLYRVHPYTPLAAAEVAKTEKLALESDKCFSVMSFNVLQKNRNYAATIEMLEREQPDILLLLETDQKWRDALAGVLAEYPEKLERPLDNTYGLLFATRLPMTDGSVQDLAEEDTPSAYATLTAGQKFRLIGLHPRPPHPGQDTEERDAEIVLAARHAKDQTMPVLAIGDFNDVGWSDTTLLFKSIGEFLDPRIGRGNFATFPADKTWLGWPLDHLFVTEEFLLRDIRVLDNVGSDHRPVIAELCLAPAAARKVNDRTEEPDAEDRADGNEAIQDYREDSAEEAN
- a CDS encoding glutaredoxin family protein, which encodes MTKTAQLHRMVMETHTCPYGIKSKWLLERHGFEVADHHLTTREETDAFKAKHDVKTTPQTFIDGARIGGYDDLRIHFGLDQPKDQRSDTTYRPVIALFGMTFLMALAAAFVVTGEPVSAFTAEWFVAFSMCGLAYLKLRDVEAFSSMFLNYDLLAKRWVRYGYIYPYAEGLTGVLMIAGVFMWLAIPVALFIGTIGAISVIYAVYIQKRELKCACVGGDSNVPLGFISLTENVFMVGMAVWMLIKTQL
- a CDS encoding metal-sensitive transcriptional regulator yields the protein MHPDSAKKKVNRLNRIAGQVRGVAQMIEGGRYCIDVLTQIQAAKSALAKVESEVLKDHAATCVAEAIASGNEAEQRQKFHELIDLLEKKK
- a CDS encoding copper resistance system multicopper oxidase: MKLASHDKSSSLLPRRRFLMGTAGLIGATALPVPAWAKGVSMQHAAKGFGTMSGEDIRLDIQNSHYSTGGRSGHAQTVNGSVPGPLIRLKQGQNVRLHVTNHLEEDSSIHWHGLLLPFQFDGVPGVSFPGIKPHETFTYEFPIRQAGTYWWHSHSGLQEQAGLYGPLVIEASDGSDARFDRDYIVLLSEFTPVHPHEIMRKLKVGEHYFNRQMQSATDGNMSGDERRMWGAMRMNPRDVSDVTGSTYTFLMNGHGPADDLEYLFKPGERVRLRIINGSAMTFFNMRIPGVPMTVIQADGQDVLNHEVDELQIGVAETYDVVVTPPDGSHALVAEAMDRSGMAIASLTSHPGHKATAPALRETPTLTMADMGMGMEMGAMAGMSGMDGMDHGAMGHGQMGGGTMDHSKMSHSMRDTSILPEDVATGPGVDMVSPMPVDRMDYPGLGLENVGHRVLRYTDLRAKRANPVRAIEREIELHLTGNMERYMWSFDGRKYAAVKDDPIRFGFDERVRVTLVNDTMMAHPIHLHGHFFEIVNGAEQTRQPRKHTLVVQPGGKAAFDLTADEPGDWAFHCHLLYHMHAGMMQVVTVRPFPA
- a CDS encoding copper resistance protein B, with product MRRALSIAALASAGICLATPLKAQDHSGHAGHVMPKANEPEAAEAPEEPVDHSQMDHSQMDHAAMGHTTPPEAEPAAPVDHSQMDHSQMGHAAMGHDMPTAPSKDETPPARALEGPLHAADAIWGSEAMQPSRDNLVKDHGEMEVGTLMVERFEARIADGEEGYLWDAQAWYGGDIDKIWLKTEGEGEIGGSVEDFEVQALWSHAIAPFFDLQAGARLDIEPETRSHLVLGIQGLVPYMWHVDAALFLSDRGDLTARVEAEYDQKITQSLILQPRAEFELSASDIPERGIGAGLTKVEAGVRLRYEFTREFAPYLGAEYEAKLGDTADIARAAGDDPTGVKFLAGIRFWF
- a CDS encoding GNAT family N-acetyltransferase; its protein translation is MTADSPSDIVIHTALEDGSKVCIRTPTKDDNALMRTGLGQMSPRSLYLRFFSGARTPPDWVIDRLLEVDGHNHLAWGAINSEAEGKPAIGIVHAFRSPDQPECAEFSVAVIDSYHGLGLGKLLTATILLDARREGLTGFTANTLAENTEAIDFTKSLGGKLTSRDGAVNVYAFDIDDALAALKAECDPPGIAEVFRVLGSD